A genomic region of Gadus macrocephalus chromosome 5, ASM3116895v1 contains the following coding sequences:
- the mtfr1l gene encoding mitochondrial fission regulator 1-like isoform X1, with product MDSDAEVIPIWQNKPHGSTRSVVRMIGSTLALKPPQRACFQELPGLPSLKPLGPSVPTLADIAWIAADEEETYARVRSDSRPLRHEWRPTPLLVLHRNSSVPNFRREGKKVEGLRKPGVTAMNRTTALQDELSRLRQQIAKIVSTDGGSNPLTPDLLSPDDTSMSFSMAPFEASYPPPAATAAASFVISDVTEEEEEEDEDDEDAVSVVSELVPDPRLPASMTCSATFDLDRPSMEFREAEEDTVSLSKSTSFADVMDILKDMNRMKMSKDRFNRGCSSLREEDSATRISEALRKKFTLKDEDIAGAPRK from the exons ATGGACTCTGATGCT GAGGTTATCCCTATCTGGCAGAACAAGCCTCATGGGTCCACTCGGAGCGTTGTGAGGATGATCGGTTCTACTCTGGCTCTCAAGCCTCCTCAAAGGGCCTGCTTCCAG GAACTCCCCGGCCTCCCGTCCCTGAAGCCCCTCGGCCCATCGGTTCCTACCCTGGCCGACATCGCCTGGATCGCAGCAGACGAGGAGGAGACTTATGCCAGAGTGAG GAGTGACTCCCGCCCCCTAAGACACGAGTGGCGGCCCACCCCCCTGCTGGTGCTGCACAGGAACTCCTCGGTGCCCAACTTCCGGCGAGAGGGCAAGAAGGTGGAGGGTCTGAGGAAGCCGGGCGTCACGGCCATGAACCGGACCACGGCACTCCAGGACGAGCTCAGCCGGCTGCGCCAGCAGATCGCCAAGATCGTCTCCACCGACGGGG GCTCCAACccgctgacccctgacctgctGTCCCCTGATGACACCAGCATGAGCTTCTCGATGGCGCCCTTCGAGGCATCCTACCCGCCGCCGGCCGCCACGGCCGCCGCCTCCTTCGTCATCAGCGAtgtcactgaggaggaggaagaggaggacgaggacgacgaaGACGCAGTCTCCGTGGTGTCGGAGCTGGTCCCTGACCCCCGGCTGCCCGCCTCCATGACGTGCTCGGCGACCTTTGACCTGGACCGACCCAGCATGGAGTTCCGGGAAGCGGAGGAGGACACGGTGTCGCTGTCCAAGTCCACCAGCTTCGCAGACGTCATGGACATTCTGAAGGACATGAACCGCATGAAGATGAGCAAGGACCG GTTCAACAGAGGCTGCTCCTCTCTGAGGGAGGAGGACTCAGCCACCCGGATCTCTGAGGCCCTTCGGAAAAAGTTTACATTGAAGGACGAGGACATCGCCGGCGCGCCGCGGAAGTAG
- the mtfr1l gene encoding mitochondrial fission regulator 1-like isoform X2, with the protein MDSDANKPHGSTRSVVRMIGSTLALKPPQRACFQELPGLPSLKPLGPSVPTLADIAWIAADEEETYARVRSDSRPLRHEWRPTPLLVLHRNSSVPNFRREGKKVEGLRKPGVTAMNRTTALQDELSRLRQQIAKIVSTDGGSNPLTPDLLSPDDTSMSFSMAPFEASYPPPAATAAASFVISDVTEEEEEEDEDDEDAVSVVSELVPDPRLPASMTCSATFDLDRPSMEFREAEEDTVSLSKSTSFADVMDILKDMNRMKMSKDRFNRGCSSLREEDSATRISEALRKKFTLKDEDIAGAPRK; encoded by the exons ATGGACTCTGATGCT AACAAGCCTCATGGGTCCACTCGGAGCGTTGTGAGGATGATCGGTTCTACTCTGGCTCTCAAGCCTCCTCAAAGGGCCTGCTTCCAG GAACTCCCCGGCCTCCCGTCCCTGAAGCCCCTCGGCCCATCGGTTCCTACCCTGGCCGACATCGCCTGGATCGCAGCAGACGAGGAGGAGACTTATGCCAGAGTGAG GAGTGACTCCCGCCCCCTAAGACACGAGTGGCGGCCCACCCCCCTGCTGGTGCTGCACAGGAACTCCTCGGTGCCCAACTTCCGGCGAGAGGGCAAGAAGGTGGAGGGTCTGAGGAAGCCGGGCGTCACGGCCATGAACCGGACCACGGCACTCCAGGACGAGCTCAGCCGGCTGCGCCAGCAGATCGCCAAGATCGTCTCCACCGACGGGG GCTCCAACccgctgacccctgacctgctGTCCCCTGATGACACCAGCATGAGCTTCTCGATGGCGCCCTTCGAGGCATCCTACCCGCCGCCGGCCGCCACGGCCGCCGCCTCCTTCGTCATCAGCGAtgtcactgaggaggaggaagaggaggacgaggacgacgaaGACGCAGTCTCCGTGGTGTCGGAGCTGGTCCCTGACCCCCGGCTGCCCGCCTCCATGACGTGCTCGGCGACCTTTGACCTGGACCGACCCAGCATGGAGTTCCGGGAAGCGGAGGAGGACACGGTGTCGCTGTCCAAGTCCACCAGCTTCGCAGACGTCATGGACATTCTGAAGGACATGAACCGCATGAAGATGAGCAAGGACCG GTTCAACAGAGGCTGCTCCTCTCTGAGGGAGGAGGACTCAGCCACCCGGATCTCTGAGGCCCTTCGGAAAAAGTTTACATTGAAGGACGAGGACATCGCCGGCGCGCCGCGGAAGTAG